ATAGATTGACTTTATATAGTACGAGTCAATTTAATAACCCCTTTAGTTATTGGAATTTCTAGAGGGGTTTCTTGTTGGTGATTTTTGTCGGTTCTGTCTAATCCCACTTAATTTCTTTTTGCCTATTTTTTTCTCATAGTTTGCAACGGTTGGAAGGAAGGCACTTAGTGGCCCTTCAGTAGAAGATTCAAGTCTTTTTTGTACTTCTTGCTCGTACGTTGAAACTATTTCTCTTACTTCCTCCCCATGCACAAATTTAATTTCGCCTGTATCTACATTTGCGACTTGAAAAAGTGTGGGAGCAAGTGGATCTCTAGCACCTCCAACAAATGAGAGAACTTTGCAGATTTCATCCTCACCAATTAAAACAGTGTCCCTGGATTTCACCTGAAGGAATAGTGGATCCTCTCCTATTTCATGCATCTTTCTTTTCCTTACTCTTAAAATCGCTGGCTATTGATTTCAAAAT
This DNA window, taken from Prochlorococcus marinus XMU1408, encodes the following:
- a CDS encoding DUF3104 domain-containing protein; amino-acid sequence: MHEIGEDPLFLQVKSRDTVLIGEDEICKVLSFVGGARDPLAPTLFQVANVDTGEIKFVHGEEVREIVSTYEQEVQKRLESSTEGPLSAFLPTVANYEKKIGKKKLSGIRQNRQKSPTRNPSRNSNN